From Hydractinia symbiolongicarpus strain clone_291-10 chromosome 11, HSymV2.1, whole genome shotgun sequence, the proteins below share one genomic window:
- the LOC130614253 gene encoding microfibril-associated glycoprotein 4-like has translation MAVPFLLIVLLVRVDIISTSTLVDLDIKIKALQSKVDTLETQVGTSSSYCRMLQKDICGPCTCLDDYTIPQKYYCDCRNLKPQRDCLQHYQSGVRVDGLYMVHMNNLKMVQVYCDQTTDGGGWTVFQRRMDGTVNFYRNWREYKIGFGKLQHEFYLGNENLYILTLQSLYPKGSQLRVDMVDWDDRRIYAKYSSFQVDNENTKYTIHLGSYSGNAGYSLTYHDGQKFSTYDKDYDASSDNCAQKYRGAWWFKSCHLSDLNGEYVQKDAPHPGSERGVYWYHYKYSSTYSLKFTEMKVRRL, from the coding sequence ATGGCGGTGCCTTTTCTTTTGATAGTTCTTCTCGTGCGAGTTGACATAATTTCAACTTCGACACTAGTGGATCttgatataaaaattaaagCTCTTCAATCTAAAGTTGATACACTGGAAACGCAAGTGGGCACGTCTTCCAGTTACTGTCGCATGTTACAAAAGGATATCTGCGGACCATGCACTTGCTTGGATGACTACACAATACCGCAAAAATATTACTGTGACTGCCGGAATCTAAAACCACAACGAGACTGTTTACAACATTACCAATCAGGAGTGAGAGTTGATGGTTTGTATATGGTGCACATGAACAATTTAAAGATGGTACAAGTCTACTGCGATCAAACAACAGACGGCGGTGGTTGGACAGTGTTTCAAAGAAGAATGGACGGCACAGTCAACTTTTATCGAAACTGGCGCGAATACAAAATCGGTTTTGGAAAACTTCAACATGAATTTTATCTTGGTAATGAAAATCTCTACATTTTAACACTACAGTCGTTGTATCCGAAAGGAAGTCAACTGCGCGTAGATATGGTAGACTGGGACGATAGAAGGATCTACGCGAAGTACAGTTCTTTTCAAGTTGATAATGAAAATACCAAATACACGATTCATCTCGGTTCGTATTCAGGAAACGCTGGCTACAGTCTAACATATCATGATGGACAAAAATTTTCAACCTATGACAAGGACTATGATGCAAGTAGTGATAACTGTGCCCAAAAATATCGAGGCGCGTGGTGGTTTAAGAGCTGTCATCTTTCCGATTTAAACGGCGAATACGTGCAGAAAGATGCACCCCACCCAGGAAGTGAGAGAGGTGTATATTGGTATCATTATAAATACAGTTCTACATACTCCTTAAAGTTTACAGAAATGAAAGTCAGAAGACTTTAG